In the genome of Raphanus sativus cultivar WK10039 unplaced genomic scaffold, ASM80110v3 Scaffold1031, whole genome shotgun sequence, one region contains:
- the LOC108856561 gene encoding WAT1-related protein At3g18200 gives MAKVVSEKMKLVVALITLQFCFAGFHIVSRVALNIGVSKVVYPVYRNLLALLLIGPFAYFLEKKERPPLTISLLVQFFLLALIGITANQGFYLLGLYYATPTFASAMQNSVPAITFIMACALRLEHIDLVKKHGVAKVLGTLVSIGGATVITLYRGFPMFHKGLNLHEDEETVSNKSQNWTMGWLYLMGHCLSWAGWMVLQAPVLKKYPAKLTLTSFTCFFGLVQFLVIALFVETDLNNWIIVSWEELFTILYAGIIASGLVVYLQTWCIYKGGPVFVAVFQPLQTLLVAAMAFLVLGDQLYSGSVLGAVFIMLGLYLVLWGKNEERRQKVEETSQQDPESLTKHLLEEH, from the exons atggccAAAGTAGTATCAGAGAAGATGAAGCTTGTGGTGGCATTGATCACACTTCAGTTCTGTTTTGCAGGCTTCCACATTGTCTCCAGAGTTGCTCTTAACATTGGTGTCAGCAAAGTTGTGTACCCTGTTTATAGGAATCTTCTTGCCCTTCTCCTTATAGGTCCTTTCGCTTACTTCCTTGAAAA AAAGGAAAGGCCTCCACTCACTATCTCTTTACTGGTTCAGTTTTTCCTCTTGGCACTCATTGG AATCACAGCAAACCAAGGATTCTATCTATTGGGACTGTACTATGCAACTCCAACTTTTGCTTCCGCAATGCAAAACTCTGTTCCTGCCATCACTTTCATCATGGCTTGTGCCCTACG GTTGGAGCACATAGACTTGGTGAAGAAACACGGTGTGGCCAAAGTATTGGGAACCCTAGTGAGCATCGGTGGAGCCACAGTGATCACATTGTACAGAGGGTTTCCTATGTTTCACAAGGGCCTTAACTTGCATGAGGATGAAGAGACAGTATCTAACAAATCTCAGAACTGGACAATGGGATGGTTATACCTTATGGGACATTGTCTGTCATGGGCTGGTTGGATGGTTCTTCAAGCTCCTGTGCTAAAGAAGTACCCAGCAAAGCTTACACTAACATCGTTCACATGTTTCTTTGGCCTGGTTCAGTTTCTGGTCATTGCTCTGTTTGTGGAAACTGATCTCAATAACTGGATCATTGTCTCTTGGGAAGAGCTCTTCACCATCCTATATGCT GGAATAATAGCGTCAGGGTTAGTAGTTTATCTTCAGACATGGTGTATCTACAAAGGCGGTCCTGTCTTTGTAGCAGTCTTCCAGCCTCTCCAGACACTTCTTGTTGCTGCAATGgcgtttcttgttcttggtgatCAGTTGTACTCTGGAAG TGTTCTTGGTGCAGTGTTCATAATGCTGGGACTCTACTTAGTTCTTTGGGGAAAGAATGAAGAAAGAAGACAGAAGGTTGAAGAGACAAGTCAACAAGATCCAGAGTCTCTAACCAAACATCTACTCGAGGAACACTGA
- the LOC130503588 gene encoding peroxisome biogenesis protein 3-1-like, which yields MDLIRGLWRKHRRKILVTTTCLGSGYLLYKLYNTHTRNLAHLERELADERHNDDIIKTQMKAHFDNIQMIADITTLPHALRRLSIRIAEEIDVSVIMETLSKGKGTLLPSEKLQLWNELKILSFTRMVLSLWSVTMLSLYIRVQVNILGRHLYIDTATGLTTSHLLEEIDLIDREDEKKFLASADYLATNGIPSLISNIKSAVKEVLKGKQLKDVFTTRTLEETVIRILDVFMSNGSPHHWVDYLMMAQDTTMSPRDNDANDGSSSDATGTKLHRLINETREVLTSTEFTNVAEISLKSCTVALVEEMEKQTGLAAGMQLAKLIPQIEKTVPEISAVPEENRFLQLIRDLPEVQHFFTLLYSNMPL from the exons ATGGATTTAATcag GGGGTTATGGAGGAAGCACAGAAGGAAGATTCTGGTGACGACGACCTGTTTAGGAAGTGGGTACTTGCTTTACAAGCTATACAACACCCACACTCGTAACCTCGCCCACTTGGAACGCGAGCTCGCCGACGAGCGTCACAATGACGATATCATCAAAACCCA AATGAAGGCTCATTTTGACAACATTCAGATGATTGCTGATATAACTACATTGCCTCACGCCTTGCGCCGCTTGAGTATCCGCATTGCTGAAGAGATCGATGTCTCTGTTATTATGGAGACTTTGAGTAAAGGAAAAGGAACGCTGCTTCCTTCTGAGAAGCTTCAGCTTTGGAATGAGCTCAAGATTTTGA GTTTCACGAGAATGGTTCTGTCGCTGTGGTCAGTGACTATGCTTAGTTTGTACATTAGGGTCCAAGTCAACATTTTGGGCAGACACTTATATATCGACACTGCTACAGGTCTTACCACCTCCCATTTACTT GAAGAGATAGATCTCATAGATAGAGAGGACGAGAAAAAGTTCTTGGCAAGTGCTGATTATCTTGCAACCAATGGCATTCCTAGTTTGATTTCCAATATCAAGAGTGCAGTGAAAGAAGTTCTCAAGGG AAAGCAGTTAAAAGATGTGTTTACCACAAGAACTCTCGAAGAAACTGTGATTCGGATTCTTGATGTGTTTATGAGCAACGGAAGTCCACATCACTGGGTTGATTATTTAATGATGGCACAAGACACGACAATGAGTCCAAGAGACAACGACGCTAATGATGGCTCCTCTTCAGATGCAACTGGCACCAAGCTTCATCGACTCATAAACGAGACACGGGAAGTACTCACAAG CACTGAGTTTACAAATGTAGCAGAGATCTCGCTCAAGTCTTGTACCGTAGCGTTAGTAGAGGAGATGGAGAAGCAGACAGGTTTGGCTGCAGGGATGCAACTGGCGAAGCTCATACCACAGATTGAGAAGACTGTGCCGGAGATTTCAGCTGTACCGGAAGAGAACCGGTTCTTGCAACTCATCAGAGATTTGCCTGAAGTTCAACacttttttactcttttataCTCAAACATGCCACTATAG
- the LOC108856511 gene encoding uncharacterized GPI-anchored protein At4g28100, which translates to MLPAMFRHAPSFISLTVFFTILSPVTPNSDPVALQPFRIKSSPPDTIPAFPEQSDFSRCPLDLPEDLFHGIKLACTGKKLHRAKCCPVLGAWLYSAYSATALTRSVSRNASSAATTPEEEYMPLLPDDSETCVGGLEKSLRRRGIELQRQNDTCDVAYCYCGIRLHHLSCSEAFSVDGEGRLVGDESVDRLENDCLSGRHANGDRESTLGSCNKCLNSLYKLNPKKTSATRNPSTEDRNRTTKMHNKDCVLMGLTWLLSKNRTAYFHTVTSVLRAIMVNQNGEPRSCSLGGDGMPLAVDSSEFSNDSSSALLEYPHHLVHFLLYSVITLVLLGLW; encoded by the exons ATGCTTCCAGCGATGTTCCGACACGCGCCGTCTTTCATTTCCCTCACCGTCTTCTTCACCATTCTATCACCCGTAACCCCAAACTCAGACCCGGTCGCCCTCCAGCCATTCCGGATCAAATCATCCCCACCCGACACCATACCCGCTTTCCCGGAGCAATCGGACTTCTCCCGCTGCCCGCTCGATCTACCAGAAGACCTCTTCCACGGCATCAAATTAGCATGCACCGGCAAAAAGCTCCACAGAGCAAAATGCTGCCCCGTGCTAGGCGCGTGGCTCTACTCCGCCTACTCAGCCACCGCTCTAACCCGTTCGGTTTCAAGAAACGCATCCTCCGCCGCGACGACTCCGGAAGAAGAATACATGCCTTTGCTTCCCGACGACTCGGAGACTTGCGTCGGCGGGTTGGAGAAGTCTCTGAGAAGGAGAGGGATTGAGCTTCAGAGGCAGAACGATACGTGCGACGTCGCTTACTGCTACTGCGGAATCAGATTGCATCACCTGAGCTGTTCCGAGGCTTTTAGTGTGGACGGAGAAGGGAGGCTCGTTGGAGACGAGAGTGTTGATAGATTAGAGAATGATTGTTTGAGTGGAAGACACGCCAATGGTGATAGAGAATCTACTCTTGGTAGCTGTAACAAGTGCTTGAACAGCCTCTACAAG CTAAACCCGAAGAAAACTTCAGCGACAAGAAACCCATCGACGGAGGACAGAAACAGGACCACGAAGATGCATAATAAAGACTGTGTCCTGATGGGTCTTACTTGGCTTCTATCTAAGAACCGTACGGCTTATTTCCACACTGTCACTTCTGTCCTCAGAGCCATCATGGTCAACCAAAACGGCGAGCCACGGTCATGTTCTCTCGGTGGGGACGGCATGCCTTTAGCTGTTGACTCTTCCGAATTCTCCAACGACTCATCATCAGCTTTACTCGAGTACCCGCACCACTTGGTCCACTTCTTACTTTACAGCGTCATCACATTGGTATTACTAGGCTTGTGGTGA
- the LOC130494599 gene encoding uncharacterized protein LOC130494599 has translation MDPSDSHQPFDFTTITNTYVPEGVTAPNISPTTTQTVNELNRVEANVEPVVQPHVEPPVQPHVEPAVQPHVEPAVQPHVEPAVQPHVEPHAASESALVQAQPSSNRRPYTDMIYEAVVALNEPRGSSKSAISSYIKRLNPNLPDGHEALMTHHLEVMKRCGILTMVRKSYMLADSSPPENVAVAPAAVNAGPVVASGSETPPGYTGSLDMLANSAAAVDTRLVVVSGSEIPPTDTRSLDMLAVTASASASQPLKRGRGRPPKPKTEAPQQQQPIAAQPIPQALQPSINVEPSDVQPSEEQPELPVTDPTVVVTESAKRGPGRPRKDGSGPSVQTPSLAVMMKRRGWPMSCRGSGREREPISVPAPDSVIPDVGGSGGVATLAPAGEEAMAVAAVMKRGPGRPPKRGRGRAAARPIQDTPRPVTRATGTIQELAYGELKRKINIAIQFTNLMFGFGL, from the exons atgGATCCTTCTGATTCTCACCAACCTTTTGACTTTACCACCATCACCAACACCTATGTCCCCGAGGGCGTCACTGCTCCGAATATATCCCCTACCACTACACAAACTGTTAACGAATTAAACCGTGTTGAGGCAAATGTTGAGCCAGTGGTTCAGCCACATGTTGAGCCACCGGTTCAGCCACATGTTGAGCCAGCGGTTCAGCCACATGTTGAACCAGCGGTTCAACCACATGTTGAGCCAGCGGTTCAGCCACATGTTGAGCCTCATGCTGCTTCTGAGTCAGCTCTTGTTCAAGCGCAGCCTTCCTCAAACCGCCGTCCTTACACAGAC ATGATTTACGAAGCGGTTGTGGCGTTGAACGAACCTAGGGGTTCCAGCAAGTCGGCAATCTCAAGCTACATCAAGAGGTTGAACCCTAATCTTCCTGATGGTCATGAGGCTTTGATGACTCACCATCTCGAGGTCATGAAGAGATGTGGCATTCTCACTATGGTTAGGAAATCATACATGCTTGCTGACTCTTCTCCTCCGGAGAACGTGGCTGTTGCGCCTGCTGCTGTTAATGCAGGTCCGGTCGTGGCTTCCGGATCTGAGACTCCTCCGGGTTACACCGGTTCGCTTGATATGCTGGCTAACTCGGCTGCTGCTGTCGATACACGTCTGGTGGTGGTTTCCGGATCTGAGATCCCTCCAACCGACACTCGTTCGCTTGATATGCTGGCTGTCACTGCTTCTGCCTCGGCTTCTCAGCCTCTGAAGCGAGGTCGTGGACGTCCACCAAAGCCTAAGACCGAAGCTCCACAACAGCAGCAACCCATCGCTGCTCAACCGATCCCACAAGCGCTGCAACCATCCATCAATGTTGAACCAAGCGATGTCCAGCCAAGCGAGGAGCAACCCGAGTTGCCTGTAACCGATCCGACCGTGGTGGTTACGGAGTCGGCAAAGAGAGGCCCTGGACGTCCAAGGAAAGACGGATCTGGTCCGAGCGTTCAAACTCCGAGTCTGGCTGTAATGATGAAACGAAGGGGCTGGCCAATGAGTTGTAGAGGTTCCGGGAGAGAGAGGGAGCCCATATCTGTCCCGGCTCCTGACTCTGTGATACCTGACGTCGGTGGATCTGGCGGGGTCGCCACCCTTGCTCCAGCTGGTGAAGAAGCTATGGCGGTTGCGGCTGTGATGAAGCGTGGACCAGGACGTCCACCTAAGCGTGGACGTGGACGTGCAGCAGCTAGACCCATACAG GACACACCAAGGCCAGTCACGAGGGCTACTGGGACCATCCAAGAGCTTGCATATGGAGAACTCAAGAGAAAGATTAACATTGCT ATTCAATTCACGAATCTTATGTTTGGTTTTGGTCTTTGA
- the LOC130503585 gene encoding uncharacterized protein LOC130503585: MEEVQPEEAEPQTGAEIQGMELGQGSEAGGEQAQIQTLIMTQPQQSQTLPQFQPETLSEPQPQTMPLPQTLSLTEPEPQILHELEPQTLPELEPLPDLEPLVELEPLPLTQPQPRILPQIQPNTEAEAMDEDML; this comes from the coding sequence ATGGAAGAAGTGCAGCCGGAGGAGGCTGAACCACAGACTGGAGCTGAAATACAAGGAATGGAACTTGGACAAGGAAGTGAAGCAGGAGGAGAACAAGCACAGATCCAGACCCTGATCATGACCCAGCCGCAGCAGTCCCAGACCCTGCCCCAGTTTCAGCCCGAGACCCTGTCCGAGCCTCAGCCCCAGACAATGCCTCTGCCTCAAACCCTCTCCTTGACCGAGCCTGAACCCCAGATCCTGCATGAGCTTGAGCCTCAGACTCTGCCTGAGCTTGAGCCTCTGCCTGATCTTGAGCCTCTGGTTGAGCTTGAGCCTCTGCCGTTGACCCAGCCCCAGCCGCGTATCCTGCCCCAGATTCAGCCCAATACAGAAGCTGAGGCAATGGATGAAGATATGCTCTGA